The Chlorocebus sabaeus isolate Y175 chromosome 22, mChlSab1.0.hap1, whole genome shotgun sequence genome segment CAGGGCCTGCGCCAGGCCCATCACCCTCTTTCTGTAGAGGCTAGGAATTCATTCTTTGTGTCTAGTTCTCTCTTTATGCCTGAAAGTTCAAGAGGCAGTTGACGGGGGACAAGGAACAATGGCTTTGGCCCTGAGGAACACTGTATGCAAAGGAGTGGTGGTGTGATGTGGCGTGGTTTGTTTAGGCACTGCTGGCAACTAGGAGTGACTGAAGCATGTCGCAGGGCCTGAGGAGAGAGTGGGAAGAAGTGAGACTGGAGAAGGAGCAGCAGCTGATGGGGTGCACCAGACACAGGAGTGCAGACTGCAGGGAGGTAAAGCATGCACTCTGGGAGCCCAGAGGAGGCGTGACTGAGCCAAGAAGGGCTTCCAAAAGCCTTGGACCTGGATCCAAGATCCCACGTTCAGCCAGGACCTGGAGGTACGGTGGTACAGATTAGTTATGCCTGTGCCATTCCAGTTGTTAAATATTGTGAATTTACCCCCTGCTCTAGAGGAGTTGGTGAGGAATTGTCAGGCAGAAAAGTGGGAATGGGCTTTCCAGGAAGAGTGGAGAGCTGGTATAAGTAATCCAAGAAGGGAGAGATGAGAATCCAAGGGAAGGATGAGGCCAGGGTGGTAGAGGGCCTGACTGTGAAAGGTCTGTGGCAGACAAAGAGGTTTCTCCTCCATCCTGCAGGGCTTGGGAAGACAGGGTGGACTCTAGCCCATCGACCCAGTGATCCATCTGTAAAAGGATAACCCTGAGTCAGCCCTAGGACCTGGGACCCTGTCACCTGTTAGGGAGCAGGGCATTTGAGAATATAGAGGGCTGATGGTGAGACCAAAGACTCGAGAGAAATAATTGTGccgttttatttctttttaaaaaagaaagagaagaaagagagggagggaaggagggaagaaggaagggaaaacagAACAGGAACAGTAGAAACCAATATGGCATTTGGTAAGGCTGAATAGTGGACACagagattattattattgttactgatTTGTTACATGCTCCCCaactttgcttaaaatatttcatttaaaaaatgagtatgtcacacctgtaacctcggcactttgggaggccaaggctggtaaaccacttgagaccaagagttagagaccagcctggccaacatagcgaaaccttgactctgctaaaaatacaaaaattagttgggcctggtggcaggtgcctgtaatcccagctacttgaacccagaggtggaggttgcagtgagctgagatcacgccactgcaatccaggctgggcgacagagtgagactctgtctcaaaagaaaaaaaaagaatatgtcagGTGTACATTTaaacagatacatagatatatgGTCCTTCTACAAAACTATTTGACAAGATATCAAAAGTcctaaaaatgctttttttgacCTAATAATTCTATGCTAGAACATACAGACAAAGATGTATGTACAGGAAGTCTATTTTCTATTGCTTCAAGTATAGTGACAACTGCGTGGGAGGGTGGGGAAGTTGTGCTAAATTAATTTCCCAAATAAAATGAGCAATGTTAATGAAATCTTCCCTAAATACATGGTGCCTGTGCTGGTACAGTAAGTAGAGTACTCTGGACAcaactaacctttttttttttttttggataatttttGATTAATGTAATTAACAATCAAAGTACATATTAATAGATTCACCGATCCTAAAAGCTGTTAGGGTGGCCCTTTGCACCTCCCCGCTTTCTCCTACATAGATTATTTTCTCTGGCCCTTTTGGTTCTCGTTTCCTTTAGCTGGCTGTTATTTCTTGCTACTTTCACCTGAACTCTCACTAGAACTCTTGCCTTCCCCCATCTAATCAGgactttaaaacataaaaacaaaaaacccaggtaGCCAAGTTTGAATGCATCATGTCTGAAGTAAATCATGTCTGAACAAAATCCTGGAGGTCTGTCTCCAACCACTTGAGGAACTTGTTGAAACGCTTTTCCCCAGAACCCAACTCAACACGTCCTCATAAGACTCTGGATCACACAAACACTTAAGGTAATATGTACGAATGTTAGAATTGGAGAACCTCTGGTTTATGCATTCTCATATGACAAAACATCCCTTCAGTTCAAGACTATGTCAGGCCAATGGGTCATCTGTGGTGCAGCTGAGCTGCTGCCCAAAGCTGGAGTGGCTCAGGAGTCAGCCGTGATGGGCTGGTTCCTGTGCCATGCCAGGTGTGAAAATCACAGAGACTTGGTGATCTCTGTTTTGgggtcttttttgagacagggtctcgagagctctgtcatccaggttagagtgctgtggcacagtcatggcccactgcagtcttgacctcatgggcttaagccatcctctcacctcagcctccccagtagctgtgaccacaggtgcacatTACCATACCCAACtaagtttttgatattttgtagagacaaggtcttgctatgctgcttaggctggcctcaaactcctggtctcaagcaattctcctgcctcggcctcccaaagttctggggttacatgCATGAGTCATCACGGTCTGGTCCAACTTCTGTTTTCTGAACTGAGATCACTTGGGCAGGTGGAGGGTTAGATGAGGAGAGAGGTACTTCTGGGCTCCTCTGTCTTTGGGTTGGCCGAGGTTTCTGATCAGTGGCCCTTGGATGATTGAGGCCAACCTGGACTCATGATGTGGGGAGAAATAGGGTAACTGTCTCATATTTTCCAAGTATCAGACTGTCTTCACAGACTAACttccacaacaaaataaaatcatgcgGCCTATTTACCAGAGATCAATTAAATTGGCCACACTCTTTTTATAACTTGTCCCCATTGGACTGAACATTTAATAGTTTATATTATGCTCAAATTTCAGTATCTACCAGCCCCACTTGACTGAACATTTAATAGTTTCAATATTTCTACCACCCCCACTTTTACTTAGTGCTTTTATCAAAATGATTTCTTGTACTCGAATTTGatgtttatttaaaagcttttttatGTCATTTAACGAATAGTCATTAAAATGTTCTGTCATCCaaataaaaaaacagttttaaagcaATATATATGTCTACTGCTTCTCCCCTTTAAGAAAAGATTAGCAGATTTTATCTTGCATTTTAAATTAAGCCTCCACAAGTCTTGGATATGCTGATGGTCAAACTATGAAACCTGTAACTAAAGAACACGTGCTAAAAGGATCATAGTGCATGTTATCCTTAGGTAACATACTTAGAGGCATGTAACATACTTCGACGCATGTATCATTACAGCCTcaaacaacaccaccaccacaacaaaacaaCCACTCCAGAATGAAAATACTGGTATATTTGTATAATGCAAAGAGAAATACAGATATAAATCCTCAAAACGGAAGgtacattaataaaaatgtagcatTATAAGCCAAAAATATTATATAGTACTTGCAGAATTTAGTCTTTCAGTTTAACATTATAATGTCtaacaaagaaatattatttaaattatagttctcattattaatttaaaacaacCATCAGTAGAACAGCACAGCTTAACCTAGCAAACGTTTTAAGGAAATGCTTTGTTTCCTAGAAGGAGGGTATCATTATATTCCATTCATTTATACCATGAACAACAGAAGAACAATTTTCAAAGTGGAAATTAGTTTCATAAGACAGAATAAAACTGGGCTTCTCAAAGCACAAGCCATttccataaaattaattttttattggcaAAATATACTTAAAACAATTTTGATGTAGTACTCTGCTTCTCAGAGCCCTCCCAATCCTCGAACCACAATCTGTACACACGAACACATGCAATACTGTATTTTTCTCCACATCATTACTAACCAAAACACTTTACTCTTTTAAAACTTACAACTTGACAGAAATGTTTCCATTCAAGATTGCTATAATACAGAGAGCAGTTGTCACTGACTTGGTTTTCAGCAGTAGAAAGTAAACTGGGAATCAAATCTTACTTGTTActtactgcttttaaaaaatgaccgCCTTGCTACTGACCTCCATCTCTGCTCTTTAAGTTCAATATCAACACTGACACTTTCAAAGAATCGGCGCAGCACAAAGACCCTGCAGCCGGCAATTCAGAGGGCATTTCAGACAACTTTCCCCCCCACTTTCTCCTGCTTCCAACAGAAGATCCTCAAGAAATCTAACTTGTGAAGAAGTCCCCCTAGGTTCCTCTACTTCACTGCAAAATGTAATGCCACTTGAGGTTGTCAAAAATAGCTTCTGTAGAAAACTGGCCATGGTCTTTAGGAAACGTTGCATGAAGAAAATTAGTATagcctttatagaaaaagaaaaaaaaaaggaaccacgCATGGAATAAAAGACGTCAGTACCGGTACAAAAAGACTGCAGGGCCTATTGTCAGGAAGAAAGTCGAGTTAGGAGGACGAATGTGCGGAGCTGGAGTGGGCTGAGCATTCCACTCctcacccaccccacccaccccacccccaaaccccCAAAAGGAGTCAGTACAATCCAAGTGTCTGTCCACTTCGAGTCATTTTGAAGGCAGCTTAGAAAATTAAACAGGggccagaaggaaaagaaacgaCGTCACCGTCCAAGCCAAAGGGAAAGGCTGGGTTGGGGGTGTATGTGGTGGGGCCTCCCTCATAAACCAATGCCTTTCAGGTCGCAGGGATGGGTCGCCTGGGTGGTCCGGGGGCTCTGGCAGCAGGGGAACTGGGCCCTGAAGCAGTCCCTCAGCTCCCTGTTGAAGAGGAAGCACACGACGGGGTTGATGCCGGCCTGCGCGAAGGTCAGCCACACGGAAGCCGTCAGGTAGGCCTGGGGGACGGCGCCGGGCCGCACCAGGACCCGCAGGTAGCTGGCCACGACGTAGGGCCCCCAGAGGAGCAGAAAGAGCAGCGTGACGGCGTAGAACATCTTGCACAGCCTCTTCTCTGTCTTGAATTCTTCCAGCACGAGGAGGCGGCGCGCGCCACGGCCCGGCCCTGCAGGCCGGATGCCCACAAGCGCGGGCGGCGTGGGCCCGCGGCCGAAGCCCGCCGTCCAGTTGGCGGCCGCCTGGCCGGTGGCGCCCGGGCCGTGGAAGGTCCAGTCGTGGCTGACGGCGGGCACCAGGCGCGCGGGCCGCATCTTGCGGCGGTCGTGGATGAAGAAGAGCAGACGGAGGTAGACGAGGTGCgtggcgcccaccaccacagccagcagcagcaggaagcccAGCGCGCCGGGGGCGCCGTCGGGCCGCTGCTCCAGGGCGCACGGCGCGTCCTCgtcgtcgccgccgccgccgtccAGCACGGGCGGGAAGGCCGCTGCCAGCGCCAGCGCCCAGGCGGCACACACCAGCATGGCGGCGCACGGCCAGCCGGCCAGGCGCTCGGCGTAGAAACGGTGGTGCGCGATGGCCAGGTAGCGGGTGACGCCCACGCCCAGCAGCAGGAAGGCGGCGTGGAAACAGAAGAGCGCGGCCAGGAAGGCAAGCAGCTTGCAGCCCAGCGCGCCCGGCGGCGCCCCCGCCGCGGCCGCCGCACGCCGCGCAGCCAGCATGACGGCCGGGAGGCAGGCGAGCGCGCGCAGCCCGTCGGCCAGGCACAGGTCGAGCAGCAGGTAGTACGGGGCGCGGTGTAGGCTGCGCTCCCGCACGATCAGCAGCGCAAACAGCACGTTGCCCGCTAGGCTCACGCACAGCAGCAGGCTGAGCGTGGCCAGCTTGAGGCCCAGGGCGGCCgcctcgccgccgccgccgccacccgGCTCGCTCGCGTTCGCCATCGCGGCCTCACCAGGCCGTGCGCTCCGCCCCGGGGCCGTCCCCGGCCTCGCCGCTCCCGCAGGCCGCCCGGCCGGCCCTCCGCCGCCCTGCCGGCCCTGGGCGAGCTCCCCGTCCTGCGGGGCTCAGCCCGCTCCCGGCCGGCCCCTCCTGGGCTCCCCGAGCCTCCgctgcgccgccgccgccgccatctCAGGAATGGTGCGCGCAGGAGGAGGCGGCCACTCCCTGCGCCCTGGGCGCCGCGGGCTTCACTGCGGACAGGGCCGCGCCGCCGCCCGCAGCCCCCCGCATCCTCCTCCGTCTCCTCCTACTTCTCCGCTGCCGCCGCCGCGCCTCTTGGCTCTGCCCCCCGCCGGGCccgccgcagccgccgccgccgccgccgctgctgccgccgccgccgccgcggagCCCCCTCCCCTCCGCCGGAGCGCGCAGcgcggccgccgccgccagcCCCGCCGAGGCATCCCGCACCGCCTGGGCCCGGCTGGGCTGGGGGCGCCGCCGCAGCAGCCGCGGGGTCGGGAGGCGGCCGGGAGGGAGGCAGGGCCCAGGACGCAAGGTGGCGACAGTCGCGTTTGGCCCCAGGTAACGGGGGTCCGGCGGCGGCGCCCGCGCTGGGGTCACGGCGGCCGTGCGCGAGGGAGGTTGCCTGGGCTGGCAGGGTCGGGAGGCCTCAGAGGGGACAGGAATATCTGGAATGAGCCTTCTGCCCGAAGGCTAGGAGTAATTTACGATAGTAATAGTCATCGTAGTCCTAAAACCGCTGATACTCAGGTGCGCACTGATGTGGGTGGCAGTGTGCTGGGGAGCTTGGCAAGCATTATCTCCCTCAACAGTGATAACGAAGTTGGTTCCATCCTTAACCCCACTTTGTacctcaggaagcagaggcttgGAGGTCAAGGGAGTTGAGAGCcgggaagtggcagagctgggattcaaatttcCCTTGGTCTGATTTCCAGTGCTGGACTCACAGCAACTCTGCAGCATCCCCTACTCGCTAACTCATCAGTGATCCCGGTGAAGGACCTATATCAGGGAAAAGAAATGTAGCATTTCATCTTTAAGTGTTTTGGAAGGTGAACCCTATGCCACCTTCCTCCCAGGGTATCTATTTTCTGGGTAAGCCTGAAAGGGCAGCCCCTGTTGTGATTCTCAGACACACTGCATTTGTCTCACAGGACCTTGCACGTGCTGGTGCCTCTGCCTGgaccaaccccacaacaggctttCTCTCCTTAGGGTCTCCTTCTGACCAGTCTGTCTTATTCTGTATCCCTGCCCTCTAGTCATTTCCTTCTTAGCACTTATAGTTTGTCATtatatactttcatttctttttaaaaatcatgctctTCTAACTAGTCTCTAAGCTCTTTGAAGGCAAGGGATCATGCCTCGTTTTTGGTACCACTGTGTCCCCAGTGCTTAGCATGGTAAAGCCAGAATTAGGCAACGCGTTGTTTCTCACCCAcactcatattttttttcttctgtgtggaAAATTATTTATTGCCTACTGATTACATGCAAGGCAGGCACCTTGATGGGCATTTTCAGGATAGTGCAACATCATAGAGGGCCTTAATGATCAGGCTGAGGAGTCAAAACTTTAGTCTGCAGGCAGTCAGGAGCCCCTGAAAGCTTTTGAGAAGGGGAGCGATATGACTAGGTGTGCTCCAGGAACATTATTCTGGCAGCAGTGTTTAGGAGGGATGACAGAGCAGAGCCGGTAAACCTAGTACAGAGCCTCAAACTTTACTATGTGCAGAAATCACTGGGGACCCTGTTAAAAtggagattctgatttagtagttCTGGAATGGGGCCAGaggttctgcatttctaacaagctcctggGTGAGACTAATGCTGTTGGTCTGCTGACCTTACTTTGAATAGTAAAGCCCTTGGGGACAGTTtggatattttttttaaaaaactaagtgaTTTTTCAAGAAAATCAGCTATTGAGCACCTGACTTGGGACTCTAAGTAGCCAGCAGCAAGTGGCTGACCAGGCACATCTGTAAATGTATGTtgatagaaaatagattttggaggGTGTATGGGTTAGGAATTGCAGTTTGATATTAGTAGCAAAAAACGTGTACATGagtttattttatgaaagaaGAAGTCTGGAGGTCAGTGGTTGCTGATACTGATTTATTGGTTCAAGGACTGAATCTCTGAAAGTCTTTTAGCCCTTCCCTCGTGATCACAGTAGGCTGCTGACACCCCAACCATCATTTCTTCATTCCAggcagaagagaagggaaaagcagAACTATTCCAGCCATCTAAGTAGGCCTCTCCAAAGAAGAGCTTTCTAGAAGCCCTACATTATAAACAAACACTTAAACATATCATTGGTTATCATTTGAGAGTGAGCACTTGAGCAAGGGAGGGTAGGAAATGGTTTCTTAGTTCTTTAAAATTAGACCCGCAGCTGTAGAGAATTGGATCCTGCCTTGCTGTGGCCCTTAGCTCTTGGGCTGCCTCTGCCTAGAGGAGGGAATGCCTTCTTAATAACCCACACAAATTCACCAACTCTGGTTGCTTTATGGTAATACTGATGGCAGCCACCTTTTACTGAGCAtttgctatgtgccaagcattgtgctaAATTCTTGACATGTGTTATTTAATGTAATCAGTGTAATGGCCAGATATAGTATGTACTGTTACTAtcttcattttgcagaggaggCACAGAGGAGTTAATTTGTTCAGGCTTTCACCACTTACACTTACTTTACACTTACTTGAAAGTAAGTGTAAGAGCTGGAAGTctgacttaattttatttatttttttattttgagacagggtctcactctgtcacctagactggagtcagtggcatcatcatggctcactgcagcctcaacctcccaggctcaggcagtcctcctacctcagactcctgagtagctgggaccacaggcttatacctccatgccccgctaattcttaaaaaattatttgtagaggctaggctggtggctcacgcctgtaatcccagcactttgggaggccaaggcgggcggatcacgaggtcaggagatcgagactatcctggctaacacagtgaaaccccgtctctattaaaaaacaaaaaattagccgggcatggtggcaggcgcctctagtcccagctacttgggaggctgcggcaggagaatggcatgaacctgggacatggagcttgcagtgagctgagatcgtgccactgcacttcagcttgagcgacagagcgagactccgtctcaaaaaaaaaaaaaaaaaaaaaaaaaatttttgtagagatgtggtctccttatgttgcccaggctggtctagaactcctgggctcaagtgatcctcccaccttagcctcccaaagtgctgggattacaggcatgagccaccacacccagctgaggaACTCTGTGTTTAGAATCCATCCTCGTGATCTCCACAAACACTACCTCTTTGTTATAACTGTGAAGAAGGCTTTTGAGTTTATAAAAGCAGTAAACTAACATACACAAAATACTGATGCTCCCGTGCACAGAATTATAACCCCTTTCAAGAGGGAAGGATTTTTCAAAACCATCTAATCCTAACACTTGAATTTTACTAACAGAGAGGCTCATGAGTAGCTGAGTGGGAGGGAGAACCCAGGTCCTCCCACTCCTAGGTCACTACCTTCCACTTAAAATCTTCATATTTTTTGTTCTAATGAGCACATGATGTtcgacaagtcacttaacctcttggAATCTCAAATGCGCCCATATATGAAATGGGACATTGGACCAAATGATTTCTGAGAGTCCTGGGCTCTGAAGTTGAGTTTTGGTATAAGGAAATGGAAGTTAAGTGATTATGTCTCCCAAATGGGgagagatttatttttcagaaaaggaCACGAAAGAAGAGACAGTATTAGTtccttataatttaaaattttctgtgttttctgtttctatctaCAGTTGAAAATGCTGCTCTTCAGATTTGATTTAGTCATTTTCCCAGGCTCAAATGGCAGAAGCAGcagtagaaaatatataaatcatgGTTCTCTCGCAGCATTTATATGCCTACTTCTTTCATTATCAACATTTGTTCAGTAGATTAATACTTAAGGAAAAACTAGTAACATTTCATTGGCCAGGAtcaatgtattttccttttactgTTTCTAGGAAGCTACAGGCAAGAATTTTAAATACCTTCTTAGGCACCAAATTGCATGCCTTCATCTCAAAGCAAAACAGCTCTACGAGATTTTTTCCTGCAAGAAAATTTCCATTATTCTTATATAATCAAATTACTCCTTTTGGACATGGATCGAAACATAAGTATTTCCCACCCCCACTCTCCAAACCATTTATGTCCCTTCTTTGATGTACATATAGATGGTGTGATTGGTACTAGAAATTCTGACTGTTCAGAGAAACTGGTTGGCACCCTTTGGTAGATACAGTCAAGGTCTTGGGTTCCCCAATCATGAGGACCAGTCTGGCCAGTGTATCCTGTTTAACCTCAGGCTTCTGGCCAGTCACCTGCCAATAGGTACATTAAACACCAAGTTAGAGAAGGTTGATGTGACTTAATTCCATCCCAACTCTTAGAAAAAATGAGCCAAAGTCTAGGCCCAGTGGGTGTTGGATTATCAAAGGACAGCACTCAAGTTGACCTGTTCATGGGACGAAGTCATAACTTTGATGATGAAAATGGGCCTTGTGGTGAGGACCACTCTGGTTCATGTCCAAGTTCCACCAATGACTAGCTGTGCATTGGTGGTAGTGGTACATGAATCAGATTGTACCTAACTGTAAAGAGCCTAGACTGTGGCTCATTGGGCAAGTCTCTTGCCTACTCTGAACATCTGAATATCAAAAGCCCATTGTGGGAAGACTCAATTAAATGAGATTCATTTACAAAGAGTGTAGCACAAGGTGTGCACACAGGTCGTGTGCAATAAATGGCTAACTACACTTATGCATATTTGTTCTTACTGAACTATATAAATGTCTTGGCTAACCATGATTTAATTGACTTTTATATTTCCCACCTCAGCTTAACCTAGCAGGATGCCCTGTACACAATAGGTTCTCAATATGTATGTGGCACATATGAGTGTCAGACTGTATAATCAAGAGTGCAAAAAGTACAGCTGCTTTCTAGAAACCTAATTTCTGACTCTGTGTTGCCATTTTGTCTTGCtggtggggaaaaaaaggtaGCCTTAGTGCATCTTGGGTTTCATCATGGGTCCTTGCTTTCTCGGAATATACTGTAGTTTCAGGCAAGTGCCTAAATTGCCTAGTATATGGTCATTCAGGAtagtgcgtgcatgtgtgtggtgggtATCCCTTCTGATATTTCATCAGTTGTTGGCATATTGTTCCTGTTCTTCCAAGCCACTGTGGTTTGGTGACTCTTAGCTGCCTTGTGCCATACTTGTGGTGTGAGAATCTGGGCTAAGGATGCATTTGATATTAGATGCATCCACAGGCATTCTTCTCAGCAGTATGCCTGAGAAACTGGGTGCAACTCCCCTCTCTCTGAGTACCCTTTTCTTGTCTTCTCCTACCTTCATCTCCAAGGACTCCCTATCTATTCTGGAAGAGGGTGAAAACCTagttcttctttgttcttttgtaaaatgtaattACAGACATCCCTCAGTATAAACAGAATTCGTTCCAGGGCCTCCGTGTGCACCCGAATCCATGTATACTCAAGTCCCATAGCCAGCCCTGCAGAACCTACATAAATGAGAAGTCAGCTCTTCATATGTGCAGGTTTCACATCtctcaaatactgtattttccatcctattttgattgaaaaaaaaaatcacatgtaaaccaacccatgcagttcaaacccatgttgttcaagggtcaactggaATCAATTTCCCTGGGAAGCTGTGTTCCCCAAATTCAGGtgtttggaaaaaacaaaagccaggaaGCCACCTTGCCATAAACCTCTCCTAGTCAAGGAAGCTCAGAGCCTGCTATCCACTTGAATgttgagaaggaaagggaaaaatagaggaagaaaaattatcactgcatatctcaaaatattgtGCTTGCTAtctgtatttgttgaatgaataactgaatatctttatgtgtatatgtatagcaTATTGTCACACTTCATTTAAGCAAAATATGTTTAGTGAAAAC includes the following:
- the GPR27 gene encoding probable G-protein coupled receptor 27, translated to MANASEPGGGGGGEAAALGLKLATLSLLLCVSLAGNVLFALLIVRERSLHRAPYYLLLDLCLADGLRALACLPAVMLAARRAAAAAGAPPGALGCKLLAFLAALFCFHAAFLLLGVGVTRYLAIAHHRFYAERLAGWPCAAMLVCAAWALALAAAFPPVLDGGGGDDEDAPCALEQRPDGAPGALGFLLLLAVVVGATHLVYLRLLFFIHDRRKMRPARLVPAVSHDWTFHGPGATGQAAANWTAGFGRGPTPPALVGIRPAGPGRGARRLLVLEEFKTEKRLCKMFYAVTLLFLLLWGPYVVASYLRVLVRPGAVPQAYLTASVWLTFAQAGINPVVCFLFNRELRDCFRAQFPCCQSPRTTQATHPCDLKGIGL